GATGCGCTCGAGCACGACGCCTGGGTCACCCGCGTGGCCTCCGCCTGCCTGGACCCCACCCAGGAGCAACAGGCCCGCGCGCTGCCCCAGCGCCAGGAGCTGCGCATGGACGCGCCCATCGGCCTGCTGCGCGTGCTGCGCACCGGTGAGCCCGAGCTGGTGCCCGCCGTAACGGACTCGCTGCTGCGCGCCGCCGCCGCCGAGCCTTCCCATCCCGCCCTGCTGTCCATGCTCCAGGCGCGCTCGTACATGATCGTCCCCCTGCGAGCGCGGGGGAACACCCTGGGCGCCGTCACCTTCGTGGCCTCGAACTCCGAGCGCCGCTACGGTCCCGAGGACCTGGCCCTGGCCGAGGACCTGTGCCAGCGCGCCAGCCTCGCCATCGACAACGCGCGCCTCTTCGGTGAGTCGCGCCGGGCCACCCGCGCCCGTGAAGACTTGCTGGCCGTCGTCTCCCACGACCTGCGCAACCCCCTGAGCGTGGTGCAGCTCGGCTCGGCGCTGCTCTTGCGCGAGCGGCCCGGCGTGCCCCGGGACGAGCACGTCGTCAAACACGCCAGCCGCATGCGCGACGCCACGGAGCGCGCCCTGCGCCTCATCTCCGACCTGCTGGACTGGGGCCGGCTGGAGGCCGGAGGGCTGCGGCTGGAGCTGAACGTGGAGGACACCGACTCGCTGGTGATGGAGGCGATCGACGGCATCCGCCCGCTGGCGGAGGCCCAGCGGCTCAACCTCACCGTGGAGCTGCCCGCGGGCCTGCCCCGGGTGCGCTGCGACCGGACGCGCGTGCTGCAGGTGTTCGGCAACCTGCTGGGCAACGCGGTGAAGTTCACCGGCGAGGGAGGCCACCTCACCGCCGGCGTGCGGCTCAAGGACGACGCGGTGTGCTTCTACGTCCGGGACACGGGCCACGGCATCCCCGCCGAGCAGTTGCCCTATATCTTCGACCGGTACTGGCAGGCCAAGGACTCGGCCAGCCGGGGCGCGGGGCTGGGCCTGGCCATCGCCAAGGGCCTCATCGAGGCGCACGGCGGCCGCATCTGGGCCGAGAGCACCCCCGGCCAGGGCAGCACCTTCCGCTTCAGCCTGCCCGCCTACGTGCCCGGGCAGGAAACCCAGCCGGGCGACACCCAGGGCCCCCTTCACTCCTGAGCCGGGGCCGGCCAGGGCCGGTTGACGCAGCAGGACAGGCAACAGGCAACGGTGCCAACAGGGTATCGTGCCGGCCTCTTCATGCGCGCCCTGCTCCTCACTCTCGTCCTCGGTGCCAGCCTCACCGCGCGGGCCCAGGGCCTGCCCCCCTCCGAGCCGTATGCGCCCCCAGCGCGCCTGCTCGTCAATGAGGTCCGCACCCAGGTGGGCCTGCTCGTCGGCGGCTACGGCTTCGAGGGTGGAGGCTGGGACGACGCCTTCTTCCTCAACAGCACCAGCGGCCACTACCTCTTCGGCGGCTTCACCGCGGAGGCCGGGCTCCTCTCCCTGGTGCCGCTGGAGCGCGGCGGCCCCCAGAGCAGCTACGCGCTCAGCGCACGCCTGGGCTACACCGGCGAGCGCTGGAGCGTGCTCGCAGGCCCCGTGCTCCAGGCCACCTACCCCGGCAGTCCCCTCATCCAGGTGCTGCCCTCGGTGAAGGGGCGCTACCGGCTGGGCGAGGTGACGTTGGATGCGGCCGTGCTGGACCAGCAGGGCATGGTGCCCGCGCACGTGGGCGCCACCTACGGCCCGGTGGGCCTGGCCTATGTGCTGCCCCTGGGCGCGCGGGCCCACGCGCGCATTCCGCTCTCGCCCCGGGTAGCCCTGCTGGTGGAGGGCTTCGCCTTCCGCCTCAGCAGCGCCCGCAGCGCCATGCTCACCGTGGGAATCGTGGGCATTCCTCCCTCCTCCCGTTCTGGAGCCACGCCGTGAGCCGCCGCCTCCTGCTCGCCCTGCCCCTGCTGCTCACCGCGTGCAGCGAGCGGCCCCGCTTCGACCCGGACGCGGTGCGCGCCGCCCGCCTCGGCGCCGGGCTGCCCCCGGGCTTCATGCTGGGCACCTCCACCTCCTCCCACCAGGTGGAGGGTGGCAACGAGAACCAGTGGTCCGCGTGGGAGCGCGGCCAGTGGCCCGACGGCCGCCCGCATATAAAGGATGGGACGGTGTCCGGTGAGGCCACCGACTCGTGGAACCGCTTCGACGAGGACGTGCGCCTCATTCAGCGGCTGGGCTCCAACGCCTACCGCTTCGGCCTGGAGTGGAGCCGGCTGCAGCCCACCCAGGACACCTGGGACGAGGAGGCCCTGGCGCGCTACACGCAGTGGGCCCGCACGCTGCGCCAGAACGGCATCACCCCGCTGGTGACGCTCTACCACTTCACCCTGCCCAACTGGGTGGTGGACACGGGCGGCTGGGAGAACCCCGCCACGATTGACGCCTTCGAGGCATACACGGCGCGGGTGGCCGAGGCGATGGGCGGCGAGGTGGACTGGTGGTGCACGGTGAACGAGCCCAACGTGTATGCGGTGCTGGGCTATCTGGACGCCGAGTGGCCTCCCGGGCGGCAGGACGAGAAGGCCACGGCCACGGTGCTCTCCCACCTCATCGAGGCCCACGCCCGCGCCGCCCGCCAGCTGCGCCAGAAGGACACGGTGGACGCGGATGGAGACAGCCACGCCACCCGCATCGGCCTGGCCCACCATGTGCGCGTCTTCCAGCCGGCCACCGGCTCCGCGGTGGACACCACCGTGGCGGGGCTCACCGATGCCTTCTTCAACGAAAGCGTGCCCGAGGCGCTGCGCACCGGCCGCATCCGCCTGTCCATCCCCGGCTCGGTGAGCCTGGACCGCGAGGTGGAGGGCCTCAAGGGCTCCATCGACTACTTCGGCATCAACTACTACACGCGCGACTACGTGCGGCAGTACTTCGGTGAGCCCTCCCTGTCGCGTCAGTACGTGCCTCGGGGCCGGGAGAAGAATGACTTGGGGTGGGACCTCTACCCCGAAGGCCTCTACCTGTTCCTCACCCGGTACGCGAAGCTCGGCCTGCCCCTGCTCGTCACCGAGAACGGCATGGCGGACCACACGGGTGAGCGTCGACCCTACTACCTGCAGAGTCACATCTACGCCGTGGAGCAGGCGCGGGCGGCCGGGGCCGATGTGCGCGGCTACTTCCACTGGAGCCTGCTGGACAACTTCGAGTGGGCCGAAGGGTATGAGCCGAAGTTCGGTCTGTTCTCGGTGGACCTTGCCAGCCCGGAGAAGACGCGCCAGGACACCCCCGCCGTGGCCACCTTCCAGGAGATTGCCCGGAACCTGGGACTTACTCCCAGCCCCTAGCTTCCGGGCCTCTGTCGTGGTGGTGTTGCGTTGACGATGAGCTGAACTCCCTCATGTCCGAGCCTCCCGCCAAGAAGCGCTCCCCCCGGCGCCCCTCCTCGGAGTCCCCCCCGGCTCCGGCCCCCTCCTCCGCCCCCCGGCGCGCCGCCGCCGTGCCCGCAGCCAGTCCGAAGAAGGCTGGACGCGGCCGCAAGGCCCCCGTGGAGCCCGTCGCCGCCCCGGTGGTACCTGCTCCCACCCCGGTGGCGCCGCCCCCCACCCCGGCGCTCGCGCCCAAGACCCCCACCCCGGCCCCGGTCCCGCGCGGCCTCCCCCTGGGAACCCTCGTCGAGAGCCTGCCGGACCCTGTCTTCGCCAAGGACCTCCAGGGCCGCTATCAGTTCATCAACCCCGCGGGGGCCCGCGTGCTGGGGCGGTCCGTCGAGCAGGTGGTGGGCCGCAGCGACGCGGAGCTGTTCTCCCCCGAGGCCGCCGCCGCCGCCATCGCCCGGGACCGGCAGGTGCTCTCCACCGGGCAGCCGCTGACGTACGAGACCCTGGAGGCCACCCCCTCGGGCACCCGCGTGTGGCTGTCCACCCAGGGCCCGCTGAAGGATGGAGAGGGCAAGGTGCTGGGGCTGGTGGGCGTCTCCCGCGACATCACCCGCCACCAGAACGTGGAGGAGGACCGCTCGCTGAACGTGGAGCGGCTGCGGCTGTGCATGGACACCGCCCAGGTCGCCATCTGGGACTGGGACATGGACGAGGGCCGCATCCGCTGGTCCGAGAACGTCGCCTCCATCCTCGGGGGCGTGCCGGGCGACACCTATGAGTCCTTCTTCCAGCGGGTGCTGGCCGAGGACCAGGGGCGCTTTGCCCGGCAGGTGTCCACCGCGCTGCAGAACTTCTCGGACTTCGAGGTGGAGTTCCGTGTCTACGTGACGGGGGGCGCGCCGCGCTGGGTGCGCGCCAAGGCGCGGGTGCTGTCCGAGGATGGGCTGCCCAAGCGGGTGCTCGGCGCGCTGCGCGACATCACCCACGAGCGGCGGGTGGCCGAGGAGTCCCGCCGGGCCTTCGACTTCCAGGAGCAGCTCACCGACATCATCAGCCACGACATCCGCAGCCCCCTGGGCGCCATCATCTCCTGGGCGCGCATCATGGCCCTGGGCGGCCCGCCGCCCGAGGAGCAGCAGCGCACCTTCCGGCGCATCACCTCGGCGGCCCTGCGCATCGAGCGGCTCACTCGGCTGCTGCTGGACTTCGCCCGGGCCCGGCTCGGCGGCGGGGTGACGCTGGAGCCGCGGCGCTGTGACTTGCACGAGCTGCTCCAGAAGGTGACGCACGAGTTCCGGGTGGCCTACCCGGACCGCAGCGTCCTGTGCGAGCAGGTGGGCGAGCCCGCCACCGGGACGTGGGACCCCGACCGGCTGGCCCAGGTCGTCTCCAACCTGCTGGAGAACGCGCTGAAGTACAGCCCGCCGGACACCCAGGTGACGCTGACGGCGACCGGCGAGAAGGAGCACGTGCTGCTGGCGGTACACAACCAGGGCAAGCCGATTCCGCCCGAGCTGATGCCCCACATCTTCGAGCCCTTCCGGCCCGGCCCCACCACCGCGCGCACGGTGAAGACGAGCTACGGGCTGGGGCTCTACATCGTCCAGGAGATCGTCCGCGCGCACGGGGGCACCATCGAGGTGCGCTCCGACATCGAGGAGGGCACCACCTTCACCGTGCGGCTGCCGCGCATGCCGCCCGCGGCCCTGGAGTTGATGCGGCGCCCCTCGCCCGCGGGGCCTCAGCGCGCGTAGCGCCCGAGCAGGGCCGCCATCTCTTCTATCGGCGCGCTGGCGTGGGAGAGCTTCGCCTCCTTCACCACGCGCGGCATGCCGTACACCACGGCGGAGTCAGCGGACTCGGTGAGCACCAGCCCTCCCGCGGCGCGGATGGACTCCGCGCCCTGCAGCCCGTCGTCCCCCATGCCCGTGAGCACCACGCCCACCACGTCCGCGCCCCAGCCCGCCACCGCGCTCTGGAAGAGCACGTCCACCGAGGGGTGGTGCGGCATCTGGCGCGGCAGTCGGTCCAGG
This portion of the Hyalangium ruber genome encodes:
- a CDS encoding PAS domain-containing sensor histidine kinase, with the protein product MNPQPDRWSHVFNALPEPAYLVDDTGRLQAISAAGARALGKESGELLGRRWGELEAELQVLARLESEWARSLATGTPSTLELSWPAPEGPRLHAFQLTPVPGEAGKPWVLITARPLSEAEAVHARALELEQAARAEVEAAERRRSFLYQAMSTLFAHPPDPQGMYTLLAHLAVPDLADWCLVDALEHDAWVTRVASACLDPTQEQQARALPQRQELRMDAPIGLLRVLRTGEPELVPAVTDSLLRAAAAEPSHPALLSMLQARSYMIVPLRARGNTLGAVTFVASNSERRYGPEDLALAEDLCQRASLAIDNARLFGESRRATRAREDLLAVVSHDLRNPLSVVQLGSALLLRERPGVPRDEHVVKHASRMRDATERALRLISDLLDWGRLEAGGLRLELNVEDTDSLVMEAIDGIRPLAEAQRLNLTVELPAGLPRVRCDRTRVLQVFGNLLGNAVKFTGEGGHLTAGVRLKDDAVCFYVRDTGHGIPAEQLPYIFDRYWQAKDSASRGAGLGLAIAKGLIEAHGGRIWAESTPGQGSTFRFSLPAYVPGQETQPGDTQGPLHS
- a CDS encoding glycoside hydrolase family 1 protein, with protein sequence MSRRLLLALPLLLTACSERPRFDPDAVRAARLGAGLPPGFMLGTSTSSHQVEGGNENQWSAWERGQWPDGRPHIKDGTVSGEATDSWNRFDEDVRLIQRLGSNAYRFGLEWSRLQPTQDTWDEEALARYTQWARTLRQNGITPLVTLYHFTLPNWVVDTGGWENPATIDAFEAYTARVAEAMGGEVDWWCTVNEPNVYAVLGYLDAEWPPGRQDEKATATVLSHLIEAHARAARQLRQKDTVDADGDSHATRIGLAHHVRVFQPATGSAVDTTVAGLTDAFFNESVPEALRTGRIRLSIPGSVSLDREVEGLKGSIDYFGINYYTRDYVRQYFGEPSLSRQYVPRGREKNDLGWDLYPEGLYLFLTRYAKLGLPLLVTENGMADHTGERRPYYLQSHIYAVEQARAAGADVRGYFHWSLLDNFEWAEGYEPKFGLFSVDLASPEKTRQDTPAVATFQEIARNLGLTPSP
- a CDS encoding sensor histidine kinase, producing MSEPPAKKRSPRRPSSESPPAPAPSSAPRRAAAVPAASPKKAGRGRKAPVEPVAAPVVPAPTPVAPPPTPALAPKTPTPAPVPRGLPLGTLVESLPDPVFAKDLQGRYQFINPAGARVLGRSVEQVVGRSDAELFSPEAAAAAIARDRQVLSTGQPLTYETLEATPSGTRVWLSTQGPLKDGEGKVLGLVGVSRDITRHQNVEEDRSLNVERLRLCMDTAQVAIWDWDMDEGRIRWSENVASILGGVPGDTYESFFQRVLAEDQGRFARQVSTALQNFSDFEVEFRVYVTGGAPRWVRAKARVLSEDGLPKRVLGALRDITHERRVAEESRRAFDFQEQLTDIISHDIRSPLGAIISWARIMALGGPPPEEQQRTFRRITSAALRIERLTRLLLDFARARLGGGVTLEPRRCDLHELLQKVTHEFRVAYPDRSVLCEQVGEPATGTWDPDRLAQVVSNLLENALKYSPPDTQVTLTATGEKEHVLLAVHNQGKPIPPELMPHIFEPFRPGPTTARTVKTSYGLGLYIVQEIVRAHGGTIEVRSDIEEGTTFTVRLPRMPPAALELMRRPSPAGPQRA